Proteins from a single region of Fundulus heteroclitus isolate FHET01 chromosome 12, MU-UCD_Fhet_4.1, whole genome shotgun sequence:
- the srp19 gene encoding signal recognition particle 19 kDa protein codes for MAHLTENPADKERFICVYPVYINSKKTLAEGRRIPAEKAVENPSCAEIRDVLTAAGMNVYVENKMHPREWNRDVQFRGRVRVQLKQNDGNLCLDKFRSRRDVMFYVAEMIPKLKTRTQKSGGSDSSSQQGEGGKKSKKKKK; via the exons ATGGCTCACCTGACGGAAAACCCCGCTGATAAAGAGAG GTTCATCTGCGTCTATCCCGTCTACATCAACAGCAAGAAGACGCTCGCTGAGGGACGCAGGATCCCTGCGGAGAag GCGGTGGAGAACCCGTCCTGCGCTGAGATCCGAGACGTGTTGACGGCTGCAGGGATGAACGTCTACGTGGAG AACAAGATGCACCCCAGGGAGTGGAACAGGGACGTCCAGTTCAGAGGCCGGGTCCGAGTCCAGCTGAAGCAGAACGACGGGAATCTGTGTCTGGACAAGTTCAGATCCC GTAGGGATGTGATGTTCTACGTCGCCGAGATGATCCCCAAACTAAAGACTCGGACTCAGAAGAGCGGAGGAAGCGACAGCAGCTCCCAGCAGGGCGAGGGAGGGAAGAagagcaagaagaagaagaagtga
- the LOC105920960 gene encoding uncharacterized protein LOC105920960, protein MAGRRQRWKPLQLLVIFSLLIFTNHIQVRGDVQEKLSRDVGAEHLLQGASESSRLIPDQLLLHNDKDLDVFLVDFNKETMEDWWQSVSEISASVRQKVLVLTGSTDPSEGKMRQENSLDPQKRAADFSLHGNTTLNSGGHLPKAALVHGPEEPNQENPPVYKVTNESDPVCSSRTAERADEPIVEFDQQQILMLEDDEVVRRAAVSLYDKHPAVSSVQLVGPQQRLQQVKGQALVLSEHSSLVLVGHGARDHSGEMRVSGYSYQDVARIIQSISRTSEKIQTTTVLACDAGSDRRFREALLKKLHEAGIETELHLWTAVVQVTETGEVISQDVSAGGAQWRSEDQTKKVVLTVGRKGEIRRKESDRTGRQVLTNHTRFLGDEDDPNVDPHLYRKHWPKNATTFIDPEVYKEFDQNKVKQVNKTFRILESLTWGLFYPEPAEPLRRINDPNPTNYLIGKRYGPRNLEWITDNNQKQQILQRCYVIENGRYVRNIIRHYGKDGEDNDSFLLINKWIFLVKPDDLYVYPVGKMLKDGEDREGEKFLTASFVRKRFSGTIYSAGPEVLK, encoded by the exons ATGGCAGGACGCAGGCAGAGATGGAAGCCTCTgcagctgctggtcatcttcagcCTCCTCATCTTCACCAACCACATCC AGGTGAGAGGAGACGTCCAGGAGAAGCTGAGCCGTGACGTCGGTGCTGAACATCTCCTCCAAGGAGCGTCTGAATCCAGCAG acTGATCccagatcagctgctgctgcacaatGACAAG GATCTTGATGTCTTCTTGGTTGATTTCAACAAAGAGACGATGGAGGATTGGTGGCAAAGTGTTTCAGAGATCTCTGCCAGCGTCAGAcagaaagttctggttctgacaggcAGCACCGACCCATCAGAGGGGAAAATGAGGCAGGAAAACAGCTTAGATCCTCAGAAACGT gcagcagatttCTCTCTCCATGGAAACACAACCCTGAATTCTGGAGGTCACCTCCCCAAAGCTGCTTTGGTCCATGGTCCAGAAGAACCGAACCAAGAGAATCCTCCAGTTTATAAGGTAACCAATGAGTCTGACCCGGTTTGCAGCTCCAGAACCGCTGAGAGAGCAGATGAGCCCATCGTAGAGTTTGACCAGCAGCAGATCCTGATGTTAGAAGATGATGAGGTGGTGAGAAGAGCTGCAGTTTCTCTTTATGACAAACATCCagcagttagttcagttcagcTTGTTGGTCCCCAGCAGAGGCTTCAACAGGTCAAAGGTCAAGCCCTGGTTCTGTCAGAACACAgcagcctggttctggtgggcCATGGAGCCAGAGACCATTCAGGAGAGATGAGAGTATCAGGCTACAGCTACCAAGATGTGGCCAGGATCATCCAAAGCATCTCCAGGACCAGTGAGAAGATCCAGACTACTACAGTTCTGGCCTGTGACGCCGGATCGGACCGCCGGTTCAGAGAAGCTCTGCTGAAGAAGCTCCATGAAGCCGGCATTGAGACGGAGTTACACCTGTGGACCGCTGTGGTCCAGGTCACAGAGACAGGAGAGGTCATCAGTCAGGACGTCTCTGCAGGTGGAGCCCAGTGGAGATCTGAAGATCAGACCAAGAAGGTGGTTCTGACTGTTGGCAGGAAGGGAGAGATACGGAGGAAGGAGTCGGACCGCACCGGACGCCAGGTTCTCACCAATCACACCAGATTCTTAGGTGATGAAGATGATCCTAACGTCGACCCACATCTCTATAGGAAACATTGGCCAAAAAATGCAACAACCTTTATTGATCCAGAAGTTTATAAGGAATTTGATCaaaacaaagttaaacaagtaaataaaactttcaggATACTTGAAAGTCTAACTTGGGGACTGTTTtatccagaaccagcagaaccactaAGGAGGATCAATGACCCAAACCCAACAAATTATTTGATAGGAAAAAGATATGGACCAAGGAACCTTGAATGGATAACTGACAATAACCAAAAACAGCAAATTCTACAGCGATGTTATGTGATTGAAAATGGAAGATACGTCAGGAACATCATTCGTCACTATGGCAAGGATGGAGAAGATAATGATTCATTCCTTCTGATCAACAAATGGATATTCCTGGTTAAACCTGATGATCTGTATGTTTACCCAGTTGGAAAAATGCTTAAAGatggagaagacagagaaggAGAAAA GTTCCTGACGGCGTCTTTTGTGAGGAAACGGTTCTCTGGTACCATCTATTCAGCCGGCCCAGAGGTTCTGAAATGA
- the LOC105920955 gene encoding serine/threonine-protein phosphatase 2A catalytic subunit beta isoform has translation MEDKNFTKDLDQWIEQLNECKQLTENQVRTLCEKAKEILTKESNVQEVRCPVTVCGDVHGQFHDLMELFKIGGKSPDTNYLFMGDYVDRGYYSVETVTLLVTLKVRFPERITILRGNHESRQITQVYGFYDECLRKYGNANVWKYFTDLFDYLPLTALVDGQIFCLHGGLSPSIDTLDHIRALDRLQEVPHEGPMCDLLWSDPDDRGGWGISPRGAGYTFGQDISETFNHANGLTLVSRAHQLVMEGYNWGHDKNVVTIFSAPNYCYRCGNQAAIMELDDTLKYSFLQFDPAPRRGEPHVTRRTPDYFL, from the exons ATGGAGGATAAGAATTTTACTAAAGATCTAGACCAGTGGATCGAACAACTCAACGAGTGCAAGCAGCTGACAGAGAACCAAGTGAGGACGCTCTGTGAGAAG GCAAAGGAGATTCTGACCAAGGAGTCCAACGTTCAGGAG GTCCGATGCCCGGTGACGGTGTGCGGCGACGTCCACGGTCAGTTCCACGACCTCATGGAGCTGTTCAAGATCGGAGGAAAGTCCCCCGACACAAACTACCTGTTCATGGGAGACTACGTGGACAGAGGCTACTACTCCGTGGAGACGGTCACTCTGCTGGTCACGTTAAAG GTCCGCTTCCCGGAGCGCATCACCATCCTGCGGGGGAACCACGAGTCCCGGCAGATCACGCAGGTCTACGGCTTCTACGACGAGTGCCTGAGGAAATACGGCAACGCCAACGTGTGGAAGTACTTCACAGACCTGTTCGACTACCTGCCGCTCACCGCGCTGGTCGACGGACAG ATCTTCTGTCTCCACGGAGGCCTGTCTCCGTCCATAGACACCCTGGATCACATACGCGCCCTGGACCGCTTGCAAGAAGTCCCACATGAG GGCCCCATGTGCGACCTGCTGTGGTCCGACCCAGACGACCGCGGCGGGTGGGGCATCTCCCCCCGAGGCGCCGGCTACACCTTCGGACAGGACATCTCTGAAACCTTCAACCACGCCAACGGCCTCACGCTGGTGTCCCGCGCCCATCAGCTGGTCATGGAG ggcTACAACTGGGGCCACGACAAGAACGTGGTGACCATCTTTAGTGCTCCCAACTACTGCTATCGCTGTGGAAACCAGGCAGCCATCATGGAACTGGACGACACTCTGAAATACTCTTT CCTCCAGTTTGACCCCGCCCCTCGCCGCGGCGAGCCTCACGTGACCAGACGCACCCCTGACTACTTCCTGTGA